Part of the Desulfovulcanus ferrireducens genome, ATAGCTGTTTCTACCTGGCATCCAAGGTCTTCATGCAAGCTGCGTTTTAACAACCGCAAAAGGTCTGGTTCGTCATCAACGATTAAAATAGTTTCTTGGCTAGTCATCTTTTATTGCCTATCGCAATCTATTACAGGTAAACGAACGATAAATACACTTCCTTTACCGAGCTCGCTTTCAACTAGTATCTCGCCCCCGTGTTCTTTGACAATGCCATAACTAACAGAGAGACCAAGCCCAGTACCCTCTCCCGTGCTCTTTGTGGTAAAAAAAGGATCGAAAATCTTCGACAAATTATGAGGCTCAATCCCACAGCCTGTATCCACTACTCGAATCTGTACATCTCCTTTGCGGGGGTCATAGTGGGTACTAACAGTGATCTCGCCACTCTTTCCAATGGCATGTTTGGCATTCATAAAAAGATTCATAAATACCTGTTTCATTTTTTCGCCATCTAAAATCATAAACGGAACATTTGGATCAAACGAAGTAGAAATACAAATATTATCCAATTCAAATTGTTGTCGTACAACATTTATAACTTCTTCGATGCACTCATGCAGGGATACTTTTGTTTTCCTGGTTCTTGTGCTCCGGGAAAAGTTCAACAAATCTTCAACAATGGTTTTACATGTACGTGCATGTTTTTCAATGATGCGCAGATCAAGGTAACGCTCTGTTCCTTCAGGTTCATGGCGAATTAGCAATTGTGTATACCCCAGGATAATATTCAACGGGTTGTTTATCTCATGGGCCACACCAGCAGCTAAATGACCGATAGAAGCAAGTTTGTCTGCCTGGAGTAATTGTTGTTCCATAGCTTTTCTTTGAGTGATGTCTTTAACCAAAAAATGAAAAAATTCTTTTTTGTCCGTAAGAAGACATTCTACACTACCACTAAGCAAGACATGAACAGGGCCTCCTTTTGCCCCGATAAGTTCTACTTCTCCATCGCTTACATACCCCCGGTTTAACAACTGGTCTACCAGGCTATCCCAATGTTCTGGCTTACGAAAAAATTGTTTAAAGGAAATCCTCTCTTTTTGAATTGCCTCCCGGGTAAGACCAAGCAAGTTAATTCCCGCGGGGTTAATTTCAACTATCCGGCCATGTCGATCTGAAACCAGAATC contains:
- a CDS encoding two-component system sensor histidine kinase NtrB, with the protein product MSLPISPIWVIDFLGSSLMIFFSFLCVHLATRLRNQDKENAVWTYLLWIAWALAAFAISRGVGHIAKRLLLLSGNQQMWMMLRPYSGAFNTITFVVVASITLFFERVWKINQTILRDKQALQDSHEQILYLNRHLEELVDERTQELFISENKYRRIFESSRDMILVSDRHGRIVEINPAGINLLGLTREAIQKERISFKQFFRKPEHWDSLVDQLLNRGYVSDGEVELIGAKGGPVHVLLSGSVECLLTDKKEFFHFLVKDITQRKAMEQQLLQADKLASIGHLAAGVAHEINNPLNIILGYTQLLIRHEPEGTERYLDLRIIEKHARTCKTIVEDLLNFSRSTRTRKTKVSLHECIEEVINVVRQQFELDNICISTSFDPNVPFMILDGEKMKQVFMNLFMNAKHAIGKSGEITVSTHYDPRKGDVQIRVVDTGCGIEPHNLSKIFDPFFTTKSTGEGTGLGLSVSYGIVKEHGGEILVESELGKGSVFIVRLPVIDCDRQ